A single region of the Oryzias latipes chromosome 19, ASM223467v1 genome encodes:
- the uros gene encoding uroporphyrinogen-III synthase isoform X1 — protein MGKYHCSFWGDIARMHVLLLKEPREEASGPDPYLKELASHGHKATLIPVLSFKFVSLNTLADKLFQPEKHGGLIFTSPRAVEAVKMCLDAEKRKEEWNKSLRDQWNTKPIYVVGKATAALVQNLGLTPLGEDTGTAEVLSRVIIEREDTNIPPFLFPCGSIKREVLPTALREKGVPLETLTVYQTSEHPDLERNLNNFFTEQGTPACVAFFSPSGVKFCLELILRLSGDQRTQIKFAAIGPTTRDAMAAEGLCVSCTAEKPTAEHLAAEISKALM, from the exons ATGGGAAAATACCACTGCAGTTTCTGGGGg GACATCGCCAGAATGCACGTGTTGCTTCTGAAAGAGCCCAGAGAAGAAGCTTCTGGACCTGATCCATATCTTAAG gagctGGCATCACATGGACACAAAGCTACACTAATTCCAGTGCTGTCATTTAAATTTGTCTCATTAAACACATTGGCTGATAAG ctttttcagcCAGAAAAACATGGAGGCCTTATATTTACTAGCCCCAGGGCAGTGGAGGCTGTGAAAATGTGCTTAGacgcagaaaaaagaaaagaag AGTGGAACAAGTCTCTGAGAGATCAGTGGAACACCAAACCCATCTATGTGGTTGGAAAGGCCACCGCTGCATTAG TCCAGAATCTGGGTCTGACCCCTTTAGGAGAAGACACAGGAACAGCAGAGGTCCTATCACGTGTCATCATTGAAA GAGAGGACACAAACATTCCTCCGTTCTTGTTCCCGTGCGGCTCGATCAAAAGAGAAGTTTTGCCCACGGCTTTGAGGGAAAAGG GAGTTCCCCTGGAGACACTGACTGTCTATCAAACCTCCGAACATCCCGATCTGGAAAGAAATCTGAACAATTTCTTCACAGAGCAG GGGACTCCAGCATGCGTTGCTTTTTTCAGTCCGTCAGGAGTAAAGTTTTGTCTGGAATTAATATTGAGGCTATCAGGCGATCAGCGGACTCAAATAAAG TTTGCAGCCATAGGGCCTACCACGAGAGATGCAATGGCTGCCGAGGGTCTTTGTGTGAGCTGCACTGCAGAGAAGCCGACAGCCGAACACCTTGCAGCGGAGATATCCAAGGCTCTGATGTGA
- the uros gene encoding uroporphyrinogen-III synthase isoform X2: MHVLLLKEPREEASGPDPYLKELASHGHKATLIPVLSFKFVSLNTLADKLFQPEKHGGLIFTSPRAVEAVKMCLDAEKRKEEWNKSLRDQWNTKPIYVVGKATAALVQNLGLTPLGEDTGTAEVLSRVIIEREDTNIPPFLFPCGSIKREVLPTALREKGVPLETLTVYQTSEHPDLERNLNNFFTEQGTPACVAFFSPSGVKFCLELILRLSGDQRTQIKFAAIGPTTRDAMAAEGLCVSCTAEKPTAEHLAAEISKALM; this comes from the exons ATGCACGTGTTGCTTCTGAAAGAGCCCAGAGAAGAAGCTTCTGGACCTGATCCATATCTTAAG gagctGGCATCACATGGACACAAAGCTACACTAATTCCAGTGCTGTCATTTAAATTTGTCTCATTAAACACATTGGCTGATAAG ctttttcagcCAGAAAAACATGGAGGCCTTATATTTACTAGCCCCAGGGCAGTGGAGGCTGTGAAAATGTGCTTAGacgcagaaaaaagaaaagaag AGTGGAACAAGTCTCTGAGAGATCAGTGGAACACCAAACCCATCTATGTGGTTGGAAAGGCCACCGCTGCATTAG TCCAGAATCTGGGTCTGACCCCTTTAGGAGAAGACACAGGAACAGCAGAGGTCCTATCACGTGTCATCATTGAAA GAGAGGACACAAACATTCCTCCGTTCTTGTTCCCGTGCGGCTCGATCAAAAGAGAAGTTTTGCCCACGGCTTTGAGGGAAAAGG GAGTTCCCCTGGAGACACTGACTGTCTATCAAACCTCCGAACATCCCGATCTGGAAAGAAATCTGAACAATTTCTTCACAGAGCAG GGGACTCCAGCATGCGTTGCTTTTTTCAGTCCGTCAGGAGTAAAGTTTTGTCTGGAATTAATATTGAGGCTATCAGGCGATCAGCGGACTCAAATAAAG TTTGCAGCCATAGGGCCTACCACGAGAGATGCAATGGCTGCCGAGGGTCTTTGTGTGAGCTGCACTGCAGAGAAGCCGACAGCCGAACACCTTGCAGCGGAGATATCCAAGGCTCTGATGTGA